From Caretta caretta isolate rCarCar2 chromosome 9, rCarCar1.hap1, whole genome shotgun sequence, one genomic window encodes:
- the LOC125643167 gene encoding syntaxin-3-like, with the protein MKDRLEELRIRVNEDEDSLDIDDTLSFDNPVFKEDETNPISKIFQEVSDLSLGLSKLEELSESIHKKQQRVLCCTTEESVYEEKKELSNIKASFTSQAKVIQPQLYGIQDTLARDSKQWLAGYRIHQSQLSVLISRYRDIITHHYAKEMEYVEKLKEQIMRQTELAGLSLCEEDINHLVESPVAPQIVGQDLEVLKAKQHLAMAQVRHQQLLDLEVQISELHSLFLHLEVLVSEQHEVINNIEYNVLHTLDYVSQSNEEVKKALKYERQSRISAALSAVLGLCACCTCLSCVASTVK; encoded by the coding sequence ATGAAGGACAGGCTGGAGGAATTGAGGATCCGAGTTAATGAAGATGAGGACTCTTTGGATATTGATGATACTCTCTCATTTGATAACCCGGTTTTCAAGGAGGATGAGACCAATCCCATAAGCAAGATATTCCAGGAAGTGTCGGATCTCTCACTGGGCCTGAGTAAACTGGAGGAGTTATCGGAGAGCATCCACAAGAAGCAGCAGCGGGTGCTGTGCTGCACCACCGAGGAGAGCGTTTATGAAGAAAAGAAAGAGCTAAGTAACATTAAAGCCTCCTTCACTAGTCAGGCTAAAGTCATCCAGCCTCAGCTCTATGGGATTCAAGACACACTGGCCCGAGACAGCAAACAGTGGCTGGCAGGATACCGCATCCACCAGAGCCAGCTCTCTGTCCTAATCAGCCGGTACCGAGACATCATCACTCACCATTATGCCAAGGAGATGGAGTACGTGGAGAAGCTGAAGGAGCAGATCATGAGGCAAACCGAGCTGGCGGGCTTGAGCTTATGTGAAGAGGACATTAATCACCTAGTGGAAAGCCCTGTTGCTCCTCAGATTGTGGGCCAGGACCTGGAAGTGCTCAAGGCCAAGCAGCACTTGGCCATGGCCCAAGTACGCCACCAACAACTGTTGGACCTAGAGGTCCAGATCAGTGAGCTGCACTCGCTTTTCCTGCACTTGGAGGTGCTGGTTTCTGAGCAGCACGAGGTCATCAACAACATTGAGTACAACGTCCTGCATACGCTTGATTACGTGTCCCAGTCCAACGAGGAGGTGAAGAAAGCCCTGAAGTACGAGCGCCAGTCGCGGATCTCGGCAGCACTGTCAGCGGTGCTGGGCCTCTGTGCCTGTTGCACGTGCTTATCATGCGTAGCCAGCACAGTGAAGTGA